In the Vicia villosa cultivar HV-30 ecotype Madison, WI unplaced genomic scaffold, Vvil1.0 ctg.000677F_1_1, whole genome shotgun sequence genome, one interval contains:
- the LOC131630378 gene encoding polyadenylate-binding protein-interacting protein 12-like, which yields MAVAENVVGTKIDASGDNLDKSVVSSDSTEVDKSKPKSDQNLNNTNNNSNGVHTVPNGNHGFLSHQMGQMHVNGAQNQLLVVNNGGESFKREMRDLEELLSKLNPMAEEFVPPSLVTNYQGYLAAGPNAGFGYPNNFMIQNNSGNANGQINRRRKNGYNNAKRRVNHKMDMEKREEMIRRTVYVSDIDQLVTEEQLAALFLNCGQVVDCRVCGDPNSILRFAFVEFTDEVGARTALNLSGTMLGYYPLRVLPSKTAIAPVNPTYLPRSEDEREMCTRTIYCTNIDKKLTTADVKHFFESLCGEVQRLRLLGDYHHSTRIAFVEFTVAESAIAALSCSGVVLGALAIRVSPSKTPVRPRATRPPMH from the exons ATGGCGGTCGCTGAGAATGTTGTTGGAACCAAAATCGATGCTTCCGGTGACAATTTGGACAAGAGTGTGGTTTCATCGGACTCGACTGAGGTTGACAAATCGAAACCCAaaagtgatcagaatctgaacaacaccaacaacaactcCAACGGTGTTCACACCGTTCCGAATGGGAATCATGGGTTCCTGAGTCATCAGATGGGTCAGATGCATGTGAATGGGGCTCAGAATCAGCTTTTGGTTGTCAACAATGGTGGCGAGAGTTTCAAGCGTGAAATGAGGGATTTGGAAGAGTTGTTGTCTAAGTTGAATCCCATGGCTGAGGAATTTGTTCCTCCGTCACTAGTAACTAATTATCAGGGGTATTTAGCTGCTGGACCTAATGCCGGGTTTGGTTACCCTAACAATTTTATGATTCAGAACAATTCAGGGAATGCTAATGGACAGATTAACAGAAGG AGAAAGAATGGATATAATAATGCGAAGCGGAGAGTGAACCATAAAATGGATATGGAGAAAAGAGAAGAGATGATAAGGAGGACTGTTTATGTGTCTGACATTGATCAGCTG GTCACTGAAGAGCAGCTGGCAGCTCTCTTTCTGAACTGCGGTCAG GTTGTTGATTGCCGTGTATGTGGGGATCCCAATTCTATTCTTCGGTTTGCCTTCGTCGAGTTTACAGATGAAG TTGGTGCTAGGACTGCTTTGAACCTGTCTGGAACCATGCTCGGGTATTACCCATTGAGAGTGCTCCCTTCGAAGACTGCCATTGCACCTGTTAATCCAACATATCTGCCTAGG TCTGAAGATGAAAGAGAGATGTGCACTAGAACAATTTATTGCACAAATATCGACAAGAAG CTTACTACAGCAGATGTCAAACACTTCTTTGAGTCTCTTTGCGGAGAG GTTCAACGCCTGAGGCTTCTTGGGGATTACCATCATTCAACTCGAATTGCTTTTGTGGAGTTCACCGTG GCTGAGAGTGCAATTGCAGCACTGAGCTGTAGTGGCGTGGTTTTGGGCGCACTTGCTATAAG GGTGAGTCCATCCAAGACACCAGTCCGCCCTCGCGCAACCCGTCCTCCCATGCACTGA